From one Streptomyces sp. N50 genomic stretch:
- a CDS encoding methyltransferase domain-containing protein, whose protein sequence is MNSLRTRVSTRVSTLDAYRRHRALARAILRLLPEPESWLDVGTGDAHFPETAKALFPYTSFDGVDPTPRVVRARAAERIEEAYAGHLTDPHITTALHSRYDVVTLLRDRSPAPDPDAELRAALTVLRPAGLLLLEGHPDTLRAQLEPHDCELVTEHRGFQDRLPPPHRVIARRKQQF, encoded by the coding sequence ATGAACAGCCTGCGCACCCGCGTCAGCACGCGCGTCAGCACCCTCGACGCGTACCGCCGCCACCGCGCACTGGCCCGCGCGATCCTCCGGCTCCTCCCCGAACCGGAGAGCTGGCTCGACGTCGGCACCGGCGACGCCCACTTCCCGGAAACCGCGAAGGCCCTCTTCCCGTACACGTCCTTCGACGGCGTCGACCCCACCCCCCGAGTCGTCCGCGCCCGCGCCGCCGAACGCATCGAGGAGGCCTACGCCGGCCACCTCACGGACCCGCACATCACGACCGCCCTCCACTCCCGCTACGACGTGGTCACCCTCCTGCGCGACCGCTCCCCGGCCCCCGACCCCGACGCCGAACTCCGCGCGGCCCTCACGGTCCTGCGCCCCGCCGGCCTCCTCCTCCTGGAAGGTCACCCGGACACCCTGCGCGCCCAACTGGAGCCCCACGACTGCGAGTTGGTCACCGAACACCGGGGCTTCCAGGACCGGCTCCCGCCCCCGCACCGCGTGATCGCCCGCAGAAAACAGCAGTTCTAG
- the cobT gene encoding nicotinate-nucleotide--dimethylbenzimidazole phosphoribosyltransferase yields MSSLNLDDFTDLIERPDGGVRRDAEARRERQIVPPGSLGRLDDLGEWLAAAQGAVPVRPVERPRVVLFAGDHGIAELGVSARPAGSAGELVRSVLEGGSPAAVLARRLGVPVRIVDMGLDCDPGALPDAVVKHRVRRGSGRIDIEDALTLEEAAAAFEAGVAVANEEADSGTDLVVLGDVSVGGTTPASVLIAALCGTDASVVTGRGGLAIDDLAWMRKCAAIRDSLRRARPVLGDQLQLLATVGGADLAAMTGFLLQSAVRKLPVILDGVVAAACALVGQRVAFRAPDWWLAGQNSGEPGQAKALDRMALEPLLDHGVTVGEGAGALLALPLVQAAAALAAELPLKPEKLDESAEPEESAEDEKPVDLAVENSEE; encoded by the coding sequence ATGAGCTCGCTTAATCTCGACGACTTCACCGATCTGATCGAGCGCCCCGACGGCGGTGTGCGCCGCGACGCGGAGGCCCGCCGCGAACGTCAGATCGTGCCGCCCGGGTCGCTGGGCCGACTCGACGACCTGGGTGAGTGGCTGGCGGCGGCGCAGGGCGCCGTGCCGGTACGGCCGGTCGAACGGCCGCGTGTGGTCTTGTTCGCGGGCGACCACGGCATCGCCGAACTCGGCGTGTCGGCCCGGCCGGCGGGCAGCGCCGGGGAGTTGGTGCGGTCGGTGCTGGAGGGCGGCAGCCCGGCGGCGGTGCTCGCGCGGCGGCTCGGGGTGCCGGTGCGGATCGTGGACATGGGCCTGGACTGCGATCCCGGCGCGCTGCCGGACGCGGTCGTGAAGCACCGCGTACGGCGGGGCAGCGGGCGCATCGACATCGAGGACGCGCTGACGCTGGAGGAGGCGGCGGCCGCGTTCGAGGCGGGGGTCGCCGTCGCGAACGAGGAGGCCGACTCCGGTACGGATCTGGTGGTCCTCGGCGATGTGAGCGTCGGCGGTACGACGCCTGCCTCCGTGCTGATCGCGGCGCTGTGCGGGACCGATGCCTCCGTGGTCACCGGGCGCGGCGGGCTCGCGATCGACGACCTCGCGTGGATGCGCAAGTGCGCGGCGATCCGGGACTCGCTGCGGCGGGCCCGGCCGGTGCTGGGCGACCAGTTGCAGCTCCTCGCGACGGTGGGCGGCGCCGACCTCGCCGCGATGACCGGGTTCCTGCTGCAGAGTGCCGTACGGAAGCTGCCGGTGATCCTGGACGGGGTCGTGGCCGCCGCGTGCGCGCTGGTGGGTCAGCGGGTCGCGTTCCGGGCGCCGGACTGGTGGCTCGCCGGGCAGAACAGCGGCGAGCCGGGCCAGGCGAAGGCCCTGGACCGGATGGCCCTGGAGCCCCTCCTCGACCACGGCGTGACGGTGGGAGAAGGCGCGGGCGCGCTGCTGGCCCTGCCGCTGGTGCAGGCCGCGGCGGCGCTGGCCGCCGAACTCCCGCTCAAGCCGGAGAAGTTGGACGAGTCCGCCGAGCCGGAGGAGTCCGCGGAGGACGAGAAGCCGGTCGATCTCGCGGTGGAGAACTCCGAGGAGTGA
- a CDS encoding adenosylcobinamide-GDP ribazoletransferase translates to MSKTSPLDGLRFAFGTLTVLPVRVTRWDREAARAGMLAAPVVGVVVGGCAAGLGLLLLFLGASPLLAAVGSVAVPAVLTRGLHLDGLADTADGLGSGKPAEDALRIMKQSDIGPFGVLALVFVVLGQVAALSQLYGDSWARGAVGAVVSGVAARLALTLAARAGVPAARPEGLGAAVAGVVPVRWALGLGVGVVVVGWAFGAALGIYGVGPAFVVALIVGELLLRHCRRRFGGVTGDVFGGLAESAATAAVVVLSVGG, encoded by the coding sequence GTGTCCAAGACCTCGCCCCTTGACGGCCTCCGCTTCGCGTTCGGCACGCTGACTGTTCTTCCGGTCAGGGTGACCCGCTGGGATCGGGAGGCCGCGCGTGCCGGGATGCTGGCGGCGCCGGTCGTGGGGGTGGTCGTCGGTGGGTGTGCGGCCGGCCTTGGGCTGCTGCTTCTGTTTCTCGGGGCGAGTCCGCTGCTTGCCGCCGTCGGGAGCGTGGCCGTGCCTGCGGTTCTTACTCGGGGGCTGCATCTGGACGGGCTTGCGGATACCGCCGATGGGCTTGGTAGCGGGAAACCCGCCGAGGATGCGCTGCGGATCATGAAGCAGTCGGACATCGGGCCGTTCGGGGTGCTCGCTCTTGTCTTTGTGGTGCTGGGGCAGGTGGCTGCGCTCTCTCAGCTCTACGGCGACTCGTGGGCGCGGGGTGCGGTCGGGGCCGTTGTCTCGGGGGTCGCGGCTCGGTTGGCGCTGACGTTGGCCGCGCGGGCGGGGGTGCCTGCGGCTCGGCCTGAGGGGTTGGGGGCGGCGGTCGCCGGCGTGGTGCCGGTTCGCTGGGCGCTGGGCCTGGGGGTGGGGGTCGTGGTCGTGGGTTGGGCGTTCGGGGCGGCTCTGGGGATCTATGGGGTCGGCCCCGCGTTTGTTGTCGCCCTGATCGTCGGTGAGCTGCTTCTGCGGCACTGTAGGCGGCGGTTTGGTGGGGTTACGGGGGACGTGTTCGGGGGGCTTGCGGAGAGTGCGGCTACGGCTGCGGTCGTGGTGCTTTCGGTGGGTGGGTGA
- a CDS encoding endo alpha-1,4 polygalactosaminidase — translation MRRPTLLPALLLLLLAGCTSTSDDKPTPTPDSGTRWQPRPGVAWQWQLSGRLDTSVDVPVYDIDGFDHSKATVTALHAKGRKVICYISTGAWEDFRPDAKKFPKSVLGKGNGWKGERWLDIRRTDVLEPLMAARLDMCKEKGFDAVEPDNMDGYRNDTGFPLKAADQLRYNRLIAKLAHARGMSVGLKNDLDQIPALVSDFDFAVNEQCAQYDECDTLTPFIKANKAVFHVEYELPTARFCPNSRHLKLSSLLKKPELGAWRRSC, via the coding sequence GTGAGACGCCCCACCCTGCTGCCAGCCCTGCTCCTCCTGCTCCTCGCGGGCTGCACGTCGACCTCCGACGACAAGCCGACCCCCACCCCGGACTCGGGAACGCGCTGGCAACCCCGCCCGGGCGTGGCCTGGCAGTGGCAACTGAGCGGCCGCCTGGACACCTCCGTCGACGTCCCCGTCTACGACATCGACGGCTTCGACCACTCCAAGGCGACGGTGACCGCGCTGCACGCCAAGGGCCGCAAGGTCATCTGCTACATCTCGACCGGCGCCTGGGAGGACTTCCGCCCCGACGCGAAGAAGTTCCCCAAGTCGGTCCTGGGCAAGGGCAACGGCTGGAAGGGCGAACGCTGGCTGGACATCCGCCGCACGGACGTCCTGGAGCCGTTGATGGCGGCCCGCCTCGACATGTGCAAGGAGAAGGGCTTCGACGCGGTGGAGCCGGACAACATGGACGGCTACCGGAACGACACCGGCTTCCCCCTCAAAGCGGCCGACCAACTCCGCTACAACCGCCTCATCGCCAAGCTGGCCCACGCCCGGGGCATGTCCGTCGGCCTGAAGAACGACCTGGACCAGATCCCCGCCCTGGTGAGCGACTTCGACTTCGCGGTCAACGAACAGTGCGCCCAGTACGACGAGTGCGACACCCTGACCCCGTTCATCAAGGCGAACAAGGCCGTCTTCCACGTCGAATACGAACTCCCGACAGCCCGCTTCTGCCCCAACTCCCGCCACTTGAAGCTCAGTTCACTACTGAAGAAGCCCGAGCTGGGAGCATGGCGCCGCTCCTGCTGA
- a CDS encoding spherulation-specific family 4 protein, whose protein sequence is MSQLLVPYYEHPTVRPAEWAAIVAAAPRLYAVVLNPASGPGEAPDPAFAEVASQLRAAEVRLLGYTDTDYGRRPYADVVKDLTHYRDWYGTDGAFLDQVAADQKEFRHYQRIATAAWGTGCATLVLNHGTTPHPSYARIADVLVTFEGPWTTYRRLPPQSWRGTTGIRFGHLVHGVPSDVAFEAEARARGASVHCAVPGVGDHPWGTLPHTLEPLQ, encoded by the coding sequence ATGAGCCAACTGCTGGTTCCGTACTACGAACACCCGACCGTCCGCCCCGCGGAATGGGCCGCGATCGTGGCGGCGGCCCCCCGCCTCTACGCCGTGGTCCTCAACCCGGCCAGCGGCCCCGGCGAAGCCCCGGACCCGGCCTTCGCCGAGGTGGCGTCCCAACTCCGCGCTGCGGAGGTGAGGTTGCTCGGCTACACGGACACGGACTACGGCCGCCGCCCGTACGCGGACGTGGTGAAGGACCTGACCCACTACCGGGACTGGTACGGCACGGACGGCGCATTCCTGGACCAAGTGGCGGCGGACCAGAAGGAGTTCAGGCACTACCAACGCATCGCCACGGCGGCCTGGGGCACAGGCTGCGCCACGCTCGTCCTGAACCACGGCACGACCCCGCACCCGTCGTACGCCCGGATAGCCGACGTCCTCGTGACCTTCGAGGGCCCTTGGACGACGTACCGCCGTCTACCGCCCCAGTCCTGGCGCGGCACCACAGGAATCCGCTTCGGCCACCTCGTCCACGGCGTCCCGTCCGACGTCGCCTTCGAAGCGGAGGCCCGAGCCCGAGGGGCCTCGGTGCACTGCGCGGTACCGGGCGTAGGAGATCATCCGTGGGGTACTTTGCCCCACACCCTGGAGCCCCTTCAGTGA
- the pelF gene encoding GT4 family glycosyltransferase PelF, with amino-acid sequence MRTGRHVTMLTEGTYPHVHGGVSTWCDQLVKGMPEVDFHILSLTGSGREPVTWELPSNVYRHTSVPTWGPRPGRHRHGLYGAARRRFVDSYERFLLSFLDPEAHCDFGESLYELAQLARQGRLSAALRTETALRSLMWIWTMPHLATAAARPTVHDALTATDLLEHALRPLGVRIPEDCVAHAVSSGLATLPALAAKKLDGVPFLLTEHGIYLRERYLGYRRDGQRWPVKAFMLGFYRELNSHGYKAADLITPCNQYNRRWEERGGADADKIRTVYNGVDPAAFPHAGPEPEIPTLSWCGRVDPIKDLETLLRAYAAVRAELPETRLRLFGPVPPGGEAYRTRLEKLAAELGVTDGVTFEGRISEVWRAYAAGHVVMLSSISEGFPFSIIEAMSCGRTTVSTDVGGVSEAVGDTGLVVPPREPEKMAAAALTLLRDDERRLKLGELSRQRVIERFTLRRSVDNFRTIYQELAGRPEVYEPTVETVADWTAELRDPWYKAVATDGTDW; translated from the coding sequence ATGCGTACAGGCCGTCATGTCACCATGCTCACCGAAGGCACCTATCCGCACGTCCACGGCGGGGTCAGCACCTGGTGCGACCAGCTCGTCAAGGGCATGCCCGAGGTCGACTTCCACATCCTGTCCCTCACCGGCAGCGGTCGCGAACCCGTGACCTGGGAGCTGCCGTCCAACGTCTACCGGCACACGTCCGTACCCACCTGGGGCCCGCGCCCCGGCCGCCACCGGCACGGCCTGTACGGCGCCGCCCGCCGCCGCTTCGTCGACTCCTACGAACGGTTCCTGCTCTCCTTCCTCGACCCCGAGGCGCACTGCGACTTCGGCGAGAGCCTCTACGAGCTGGCCCAACTCGCCCGCCAAGGACGCCTGTCGGCGGCCCTGCGCACCGAGACGGCGCTGCGCTCGCTGATGTGGATATGGACGATGCCGCACCTGGCAACGGCCGCCGCCCGCCCCACAGTTCACGACGCGCTCACCGCAACCGACCTGCTGGAACACGCACTTCGCCCGCTCGGCGTCCGAATACCGGAGGACTGCGTCGCGCACGCCGTCAGCAGCGGCCTCGCGACCCTGCCCGCGCTCGCCGCGAAGAAGCTCGACGGAGTGCCCTTCCTCCTCACCGAGCACGGCATCTACCTGCGCGAGCGCTACCTCGGCTACCGCCGCGACGGCCAGCGCTGGCCTGTGAAGGCGTTCATGCTCGGCTTCTACCGCGAGCTGAACTCCCACGGGTACAAGGCCGCCGACCTGATCACCCCGTGCAACCAGTACAACCGCCGCTGGGAGGAGCGCGGCGGCGCCGACGCCGACAAGATCCGCACGGTCTACAACGGCGTCGACCCGGCCGCCTTCCCGCACGCGGGCCCCGAACCGGAGATCCCCACCCTCTCCTGGTGCGGCCGCGTGGACCCCATCAAGGATCTTGAAACACTTCTACGCGCGTATGCGGCGGTCCGTGCCGAACTCCCGGAAACCAGGCTGCGGTTGTTCGGCCCGGTCCCGCCCGGCGGCGAGGCCTACCGCACCAGACTCGAGAAGCTCGCGGCCGAGTTGGGCGTCACCGACGGCGTCACCTTCGAGGGCCGCATCAGCGAGGTCTGGCGCGCGTACGCGGCCGGTCACGTGGTCATGCTGTCCTCGATCTCCGAAGGCTTCCCCTTCTCCATCATCGAGGCCATGTCCTGCGGCCGTACGACCGTCTCGACCGACGTCGGCGGAGTGAGCGAGGCGGTAGGCGACACCGGCCTCGTCGTCCCGCCGCGCGAGCCGGAGAAGATGGCCGCCGCCGCTCTCACCCTCCTCCGTGACGACGAACGCCGCCTGAAATTGGGGGAGTTGTCCCGCCAGAGGGTTATCGAGCGCTTTACGTTGCGTCGCTCGGTGGATAATTTCCGGACTATTTACCAGGAGCTCGCGGGCCGCCCCGAGGTGTACGAGCCCACGGTCGAGACCGTCGCCGACTGGACCGCCGAACTGCGCGATCCGTGGTACAAGGCAGTCGCCACGGACGGGACGGACTGGTGA